The Vigna radiata var. radiata cultivar VC1973A unplaced genomic scaffold, Vradiata_ver6 scaffold_735, whole genome shotgun sequence genome includes a window with the following:
- the LOC106752903 gene encoding uncharacterized protein LOC106752903 — protein sequence MVFYILDGWEEEENDVWRRYVALKNMGWDWEAAYNINSKSVDLLEEERAAITVELCEMKKVHLQDLPNLRSFSLGDTLKWSSLDNVVLKDCPKVKKFGLGMIKESELKSILITENEEQIDPHTKLPYLFELSNFLTLETYKFYTSYVFPLSNIYFIGIQRRSFTNLRN from the exons atggtGTTCTACATACTCGACGG atgggaggaagaagaaaatgatgtttGGAGGAGATATGTTGCACTGAAAAATATGGGCTGGGACTGGGAGGCCGCATATAATATAAAT TCGAAAAGTGTGGATCTTCTTGAGGAAGAAAGAGCTGCAATAACAGTTGAATTATGTGAAATGAAGAAAGTGcatcttcaagatttaccaaatTTAAGAAGCTTTTCCTTAGGAGACACTCTTAAATGGTCATCCTTAGACAATGTGGTTTTGAAGGACTGTCCCAAAGTGAAGAAGTTTGGTTTGGGAATGATAAAAGAATCAGAGTTAAAATCGATTCTAATAACAGAAAATGAAGAGCAAATTGACCCTCACACCAAGCTTCCATATCTTTTTGAATTATCG AATTTCTTGACCTTGGAAACCTACAAATTTTACACATCATACGTGTTTCCTCTCTCGAATATATATTTCATCGGTATCCAGCGGAGAAGCTTCACCAACTTAAGg